One Epidermidibacterium keratini DNA segment encodes these proteins:
- a CDS encoding serine/threonine-protein kinase — MSIPQKIAGRYTVERALGKGGMGTVWLCLDEALGRKVAIKQINPGANFDGQEIDRARREARTIASIDDPHVVRIHDIIEDEGSLWLVMEYVDAQNLQEIVAERGRLEPEYVAKIGAQVATALAAAHRRGILHRDVKPANILVAESGDAKLVDFGIARIEEDEQITRQGVMSGTPVYFSPELARTGEPDYPADVWALGATLYAAVEGRAPYADQGTAVAMLHRIASEPPRPMEHAGPLGGVLAGMMDPDPQARWDMQESAERLSSFASGDGATIMLPAQVDPEDERRTQMFAPADSSTAQLPRTSPPPPPLRPRPAARPVQQARPLPPEEPEESRGGKGWVFALVGLLAVAGVGLAIWLFSDSSGSDDPADTSTTTEQTTTEQTTEQTQETTQAPTTEQTQEPTQEQTQEPPTTRPPETTQPSPTTTQPPQTQEPEPTTPPQTGPGSGNGNGNGNGNGNGGNSAPTPTA, encoded by the coding sequence ATGAGCATCCCGCAGAAGATCGCCGGTCGCTACACCGTGGAGCGCGCGCTCGGTAAAGGCGGGATGGGGACCGTCTGGCTCTGCCTCGACGAGGCGCTCGGGCGCAAGGTCGCGATCAAGCAGATCAACCCCGGCGCCAACTTCGACGGTCAGGAGATCGACCGCGCCCGCCGCGAGGCGCGCACTATCGCCTCGATCGACGACCCGCACGTCGTGCGCATCCACGACATCATCGAGGACGAGGGCAGCCTCTGGCTGGTGATGGAGTACGTCGACGCGCAGAACCTGCAGGAGATCGTCGCCGAGCGCGGACGCCTCGAGCCGGAGTACGTCGCGAAGATCGGCGCGCAGGTCGCGACCGCTCTCGCCGCCGCACACCGGCGCGGGATCTTGCACCGCGATGTGAAGCCGGCCAACATCCTGGTCGCCGAGTCCGGCGATGCCAAGCTCGTCGACTTCGGCATCGCCCGAATCGAGGAAGACGAGCAGATCACCCGCCAGGGCGTGATGAGCGGGACCCCGGTCTACTTCTCACCCGAGCTGGCACGCACCGGCGAGCCGGACTACCCGGCCGACGTGTGGGCACTTGGCGCGACGCTTTATGCGGCGGTGGAGGGTCGGGCGCCGTACGCCGACCAGGGCACCGCGGTCGCGATGCTGCACCGGATCGCCTCGGAGCCTCCGCGCCCGATGGAGCATGCCGGGCCACTGGGCGGCGTACTCGCCGGGATGATGGACCCGGACCCGCAGGCCCGGTGGGACATGCAGGAGTCGGCGGAGCGGTTGAGCAGCTTCGCGAGCGGCGACGGGGCAACGATCATGCTGCCGGCGCAGGTTGATCCCGAAGACGAGCGGCGCACGCAGATGTTCGCGCCGGCCGATTCCTCCACTGCCCAGCTACCTCGCACGAGCCCACCGCCGCCCCCTTTGCGACCGCGACCCGCGGCGCGGCCGGTGCAGCAGGCGCGCCCGCTCCCGCCGGAGGAGCCCGAAGAGAGCCGAGGGGGCAAGGGCTGGGTGTTTGCGCTCGTTGGACTGCTGGCGGTCGCCGGTGTCGGCCTGGCGATCTGGTTGTTCAGCGACTCGAGCGGCAGCGATGATCCGGCCGATACCTCGACGACGACCGAGCAGACCACGACCGAGCAGACGACCGAGCAAACGCAAGAGACGACCCAGGCGCCGACGACTGAGCAGACGCAGGAGCCGACCCAAGAGCAGACGCAGGAGCCGCCCACGACGCGGCCGCCGGAGACGACTCAGCCGTCGCCGACGACGACTCAACCGCCACAGACGCAGGAGCCCGAGCCCACGACGCCCCCACAGACCGGGCCAGGCAGTGGCAACGGAAATGGGAACGGCAACGGCAACGGGAACGGCGGAAACTCCGCGCCTACGCCCACGGCCTGA
- the trhA gene encoding PAQR family membrane homeostasis protein TrhA, producing MTTKTRPIADELLDAKREIERTLAESDADYEPLDTRPTWRGWLHVFAFIAAVFQAGVLIPLAALESGRAALGASLYCASMLAMFGTSALYHRRRWSNRGWKIMKRLDHSMIFLFIAGTYAPFGFIALDGATRWWVLGTVWTGCFAGIVLKLFWPTAPRWLGVPIYITVGWAAAFVLGPLLTNGGVAALVLLIFGGVCYSVGAICYAAKRPNPRPGHFGYHEVFHAFTLLAATSHYIAVMLALYNSPLV from the coding sequence GTGACCACGAAGACACGGCCGATTGCCGACGAGCTGCTTGATGCCAAGCGCGAGATCGAACGCACGCTCGCCGAGTCCGATGCCGACTACGAACCGCTAGACACCCGCCCGACGTGGCGCGGGTGGCTGCACGTGTTTGCATTCATCGCGGCCGTCTTCCAGGCCGGCGTACTCATCCCGCTCGCTGCCCTCGAAAGTGGCCGAGCGGCATTAGGCGCCTCGCTCTACTGCGCGAGCATGCTGGCGATGTTCGGTACGTCGGCGCTCTATCACCGCCGCCGCTGGAGCAACCGCGGCTGGAAGATCATGAAGCGCCTCGACCACTCGATGATCTTCTTGTTCATCGCGGGGACCTACGCACCGTTCGGCTTCATCGCTCTCGATGGTGCGACTCGCTGGTGGGTGCTGGGCACCGTGTGGACCGGCTGCTTCGCGGGCATCGTGCTGAAGCTGTTTTGGCCGACCGCGCCGCGCTGGCTCGGCGTACCCATCTACATCACGGTCGGATGGGCGGCGGCCTTCGTGCTCGGCCCGCTGCTGACCAACGGCGGCGTCGCGGCACTGGTGCTGCTGATCTTCGGCGGAGTCTGCTACTCAGTCGGCGCGATCTGCTACGCGGCCAAGCGGCCCAACCCGCGCCCGGGACACTTCGGCTACCACGAGGTCTTCCACGCCTTCACTCTGTTGGCTGCGACCTCGCACTACATCGCCGTCATGCTCGCCCTCTACAACTCCCCCCTCGTCTAG
- a CDS encoding isoprenyl transferase codes for MYGAYEARVVADLRARTVPRHIGVIVDGNRRWAREMGFTVQDGHRYGGDKLTDLIEWSQELGVEVVTIWLLSTDNLTGRDPGEIEPLLEIIVDVAHQLSAPRHDWHVRVMGALDLLPERIADELTQAVASTEGRSGITVNIAVGYGGRQEIVDAVRSALREAAADGRSIEQIAESVALEDISAHLYTKGQPDPDLIIRTSGEQRLSGFLLWQTANAEFYFSDVYWPDFRRVDFLRAIREFAYRSRRFGR; via the coding sequence TTGTACGGCGCCTACGAGGCGCGGGTGGTCGCCGACCTGCGCGCGCGGACCGTCCCGCGCCACATCGGGGTCATCGTCGATGGCAACCGACGATGGGCCCGCGAGATGGGCTTCACCGTGCAGGACGGTCACCGCTACGGCGGCGACAAGCTCACCGACCTCATCGAGTGGAGTCAGGAGCTCGGCGTCGAGGTCGTGACGATCTGGCTGCTGTCGACCGACAACCTCACCGGCCGCGACCCGGGTGAGATCGAGCCGCTGTTGGAGATCATCGTCGATGTCGCCCACCAGCTCAGCGCACCGCGGCACGACTGGCATGTGCGCGTCATGGGGGCGTTGGACCTGTTGCCGGAGCGGATCGCCGACGAGCTGACCCAGGCGGTGGCCAGCACCGAGGGGCGCAGCGGGATCACGGTCAACATCGCTGTCGGGTACGGCGGGCGGCAGGAGATCGTCGACGCCGTACGCTCCGCGCTGCGCGAGGCAGCCGCCGATGGCCGCTCGATTGAGCAGATCGCCGAGTCGGTCGCTCTCGAAGACATCTCCGCGCACCTCTACACCAAGGGCCAGCCCGATCCGGACCTGATCATCCGCACCTCGGGTGAGCAGCGCCTGAGCGGTTTCTTGCTATGGCAGACCGCGAACGCCGAGTTCTACTTCTCCGACGTCTACTGGCCAGACTTCCGCCGGGTGGACTTCCTGCGCGCCATCCGCGAGTTCGCCTACCGCAGCCGCCGCTTCGGCCGCTAA
- the rpsL gene encoding 30S ribosomal protein S12: protein MPTIQQLVRKGRQDKVTKTNTPALKGSPQRRGVCTRVYTTTPKKPNSALRKVARVRLSSGIEVTAYIPGVGHNLQEHSIVLVRGGRVKDLPGVRYKIIRGSLDTQGVRGRKQARSRYGAKKEKS from the coding sequence ATGCCTACCATCCAGCAGCTGGTCCGCAAGGGCCGCCAGGACAAGGTCACCAAGACCAACACGCCTGCGCTCAAGGGCAGCCCCCAGCGCCGCGGCGTGTGCACCCGCGTCTACACCACCACACCAAAGAAGCCGAACTCCGCGCTGCGCAAGGTCGCGCGCGTGCGGCTCTCCAGCGGCATCGAGGTGACCGCTTACATCCCCGGCGTCGGGCACAACCTGCAGGAGCACTCGATCGTGCTCGTGCGCGGCGGTCGCGTGAAGGACCTGCCGGGTGTGCGCTACAAGATCATCCGCGGCTCGCTTGACACCCAGGGTGTCCGTGGCCGCAAGCAGGCACGTTCGCGCTACGGCGCCAAGAAGGAGAAGAGCTAA
- the rpsG gene encoding 30S ribosomal protein S7 has protein sequence MPRKGPAPRRPVINDPVYGSPVVTSLINKVLLSGKRSTAERIVYGALEGARMKSDGSDPVITLKRALDNVKPALEVKSRRVGGATYQVPVEVKPGRANTLALRWLVTFSRQRREKTMTERLMNEILDASNGLGASVKRREDMHKMAESNKAFAHYRW, from the coding sequence ATGCCTCGCAAGGGCCCCGCACCGCGCCGGCCGGTCATCAACGACCCGGTCTACGGCAGCCCCGTCGTCACCTCGCTGATCAACAAGGTCCTGCTGTCGGGCAAGCGCTCGACCGCCGAGCGGATCGTGTACGGCGCCCTGGAGGGTGCTCGCATGAAGTCCGACGGAAGCGACCCGGTCATCACCCTCAAGCGCGCGCTGGACAACGTCAAGCCGGCCCTTGAGGTCAAGAGCCGCCGCGTCGGTGGCGCGACGTACCAGGTCCCGGTCGAGGTCAAGCCCGGCCGCGCCAACACCCTGGCGCTGCGCTGGCTGGTCACCTTCAGCCGGCAGCGCCGCGAGAAGACCATGACCGAGCGCCTGATGAACGAGATCCTGGACGCCTCCAACGGGCTGGGAGCCTCGGTCAAGCGCCGCGAAGACATGCACAAGATGGCCGAGTCCAACAAGGCCTTCGCGCACTACCGCTGGTAA
- the fusA gene encoding elongation factor G yields the protein MAHIDAGKTTTTERILFYTGMTYKIGEVHDGAATMDWMEQEQERGITITSAAIKANWKDHTIQIIDTPGHVDFTVEVERSLRVLDGAVAVYDGVAGVESQTENVWRQADKYNVPRMCFVNKMDRTGADFFRCVDMMVDRLGAVPLVLQLPIGAEADFIGVVDLIQMKALVWRGETKLGEDYEVEDIPADMQAQAEEYREKLLETLAENDDEIMEKYLGGEELSNDEIKQGIRRATIAGSLNPVMCGTAFKNKGVQPLLDNVIAYMPSPLDIGAVHGTLPDGETPAEREPSDNEPFSGLAFKVQTDPHLGKLTYVRIYSGRVAVGDQVINSTKDRKERIGKIYQMRANKREEHANAGAGEIIAVAGLKQTTTGETLCDPANPIVLESMTFPDTVLSVAIEPKTKSDQEKLSIAIQKLAEEDPTFKVELDEESGQTIISGMGELHLEVLVDRMRREFNVEANVGKPQVAYREAIRKTVEKLDYTHKKQTGGSGQFAKVIIRVEPLEKTEDGATYEFGNEVTGGRVPKEYIPSVDAGAQAAMQNGVLAGYPVVGVKVTLVDGQYHDVDSSEMAFKIAGTMAMREAMRQAGAVILEPVMAVEVVTPEENMGDVIGDLNSRRGIIQAMEERSGSRVVRALVPLSEMFGYVGDLRSRTQGRASYSMVFDSYAEVPQNVAKEIIAKVTGE from the coding sequence ATGGCGCACATCGATGCCGGTAAGACCACGACTACCGAGCGCATCCTCTTCTACACCGGTATGACCTACAAGATCGGTGAGGTCCACGACGGCGCGGCCACGATGGACTGGATGGAGCAGGAGCAGGAGCGTGGCATCACGATCACTTCCGCGGCCATCAAGGCCAACTGGAAGGATCACACGATCCAGATCATCGACACGCCCGGCCACGTCGACTTCACCGTCGAGGTCGAGCGGTCGCTGCGCGTCCTCGACGGCGCGGTCGCGGTGTACGACGGCGTTGCCGGCGTCGAGTCGCAGACCGAAAACGTGTGGCGTCAGGCCGACAAGTACAACGTCCCGCGCATGTGCTTCGTCAACAAGATGGACCGCACCGGCGCTGACTTCTTCCGCTGCGTCGACATGATGGTCGACCGCCTCGGCGCCGTACCCCTGGTGCTGCAGCTGCCGATCGGCGCGGAGGCCGACTTCATCGGCGTCGTCGACCTCATCCAGATGAAGGCCCTCGTCTGGCGTGGCGAGACCAAGCTCGGTGAGGACTACGAGGTCGAGGACATCCCGGCCGACATGCAGGCGCAGGCCGAGGAATACCGCGAGAAGCTTCTTGAGACGCTCGCCGAGAACGACGACGAGATCATGGAGAAGTACCTCGGCGGCGAGGAACTGTCTAACGACGAGATCAAGCAAGGCATCCGCCGCGCCACGATCGCCGGTTCGCTGAACCCGGTCATGTGCGGTACGGCGTTCAAGAACAAGGGCGTGCAGCCCCTGCTCGACAACGTCATCGCCTACATGCCCTCGCCGCTGGACATCGGCGCGGTGCACGGCACGCTGCCGGACGGGGAGACCCCGGCCGAGCGCGAGCCGTCGGACAACGAGCCGTTCTCCGGGCTGGCCTTCAAGGTGCAGACCGACCCGCACCTCGGCAAGCTCACCTACGTGCGCATCTACTCCGGCCGCGTGGCCGTTGGTGACCAGGTCATCAACTCCACGAAGGACCGCAAGGAGCGCATCGGCAAGATCTACCAGATGCGCGCCAACAAGCGCGAAGAGCACGCCAACGCTGGCGCTGGGGAGATCATCGCGGTCGCGGGTCTGAAGCAGACCACGACCGGTGAGACGCTGTGCGATCCGGCCAACCCGATCGTGCTCGAGTCGATGACCTTCCCCGACACCGTCCTCTCGGTGGCCATTGAGCCGAAGACCAAGAGCGACCAGGAGAAGCTGTCGATCGCGATCCAGAAGCTCGCCGAGGAAGACCCGACGTTCAAGGTCGAGCTCGACGAAGAGTCCGGCCAGACCATCATCTCGGGCATGGGCGAGCTGCACCTGGAGGTGCTGGTCGACCGCATGCGCCGCGAGTTCAACGTCGAGGCCAACGTCGGCAAGCCACAGGTGGCCTACCGCGAGGCGATCCGCAAGACCGTCGAGAAGCTGGACTACACCCACAAGAAGCAGACCGGTGGGTCGGGCCAGTTCGCGAAGGTCATCATCCGGGTCGAGCCGCTGGAGAAGACCGAGGACGGCGCGACGTACGAGTTCGGAAATGAAGTGACCGGTGGTCGCGTTCCGAAGGAGTACATCCCGTCGGTCGATGCTGGCGCGCAGGCTGCCATGCAGAACGGCGTACTCGCCGGCTACCCGGTCGTCGGCGTCAAGGTGACCCTGGTCGATGGCCAGTACCACGACGTCGACTCCTCGGAAATGGCGTTCAAGATCGCTGGCACCATGGCGATGCGCGAGGCGATGCGTCAGGCTGGCGCGGTCATCCTCGAGCCGGTCATGGCCGTCGAGGTCGTCACTCCTGAGGAGAACATGGGCGATGTCATCGGCGATCTGAACTCTCGCCGCGGCATCATCCAGGCGATGGAGGAGCGCAGCGGCTCGCGAGTCGTGCGTGCTTTGGTGCCGCTGTCGGAGATGTTCGGCTACGTCGGCGATCTGCGCTCGCGCACACAGGGCCGCGCGTCATACTCGATGGTCTTCGACTCGTACGCCGAGGTCCCGCAGAACGTCGCGAAGGAGATCATCGCGAAGGTGACGGGAGAGTGA
- the tuf gene encoding elongation factor Tu translates to MAKEKFERTKPHVNIGTIGHVDHGKTTLTAAITRVLAEKYPELNKAAAFDEIDNAPEEKQRGITINVSHQEYQTDKRHYAHVDAPGHADYIKNMITGAAQMDGAILVVSGTDGPMPQTKEHVLLARQVGVPYIVVALNKADSPDVDDEILELVELEVRELLSQYEFPGDDAPVVRVSGLKALEGDPEWSAKVLELMDAVDEYIPDPERDTDKPFLMPIEDVFTITGRGTVVTGRIERGKVNVNEEVEIVGIREASQKTTVTGVEMFRKLLDYGEAGDNVGLLLRGTKREDVERGQVVVKPGSITPHTEFEGSVYILSKDEGGRHTPFFNNYRPQFYFRTTDVTGVVTLPEGTEMVMPGDNTEMTVKLIQPIAMEDGLRFAIREGGRTVGAGRVTKIIA, encoded by the coding sequence GTGGCGAAGGAGAAGTTCGAGCGGACTAAGCCGCACGTAAACATTGGCACGATCGGTCACGTCGACCACGGCAAGACGACCCTGACTGCCGCCATCACGCGGGTGCTCGCTGAGAAGTACCCCGAGCTGAACAAGGCTGCCGCGTTCGACGAGATCGACAATGCTCCTGAAGAGAAGCAGCGTGGCATCACGATCAACGTCTCGCACCAGGAGTACCAGACCGACAAGCGCCACTACGCGCACGTCGATGCTCCCGGCCACGCGGACTACATCAAGAACATGATCACCGGTGCTGCCCAGATGGACGGCGCGATCCTGGTGGTCTCGGGCACTGACGGCCCGATGCCGCAGACCAAGGAGCACGTGCTTCTTGCTCGCCAGGTCGGCGTTCCCTACATCGTGGTCGCGCTCAACAAGGCCGACTCGCCGGACGTGGACGACGAGATCCTGGAGCTCGTTGAGCTCGAGGTTCGCGAGCTGCTGTCGCAGTACGAGTTCCCGGGCGATGACGCCCCGGTCGTTCGCGTCTCGGGCCTGAAGGCTCTCGAGGGCGACCCGGAGTGGTCGGCGAAGGTTCTCGAGCTCATGGACGCGGTGGATGAGTACATCCCCGATCCCGAGCGCGACACCGACAAGCCGTTCCTGATGCCGATCGAGGACGTCTTCACGATCACCGGGCGTGGCACCGTCGTCACCGGTCGTATCGAGCGCGGCAAGGTCAACGTCAACGAGGAAGTCGAGATCGTCGGCATCCGCGAGGCGTCGCAGAAGACCACCGTCACCGGTGTCGAGATGTTCCGCAAGCTGCTTGACTACGGCGAGGCTGGCGACAACGTCGGTCTGCTGCTTCGTGGCACCAAGCGCGAGGACGTCGAGCGTGGCCAGGTTGTTGTCAAGCCGGGCTCGATCACCCCGCACACCGAGTTCGAGGGCAGCGTCTACATCCTGTCGAAGGACGAGGGTGGCCGTCACACGCCGTTCTTCAACAACTACCGTCCGCAGTTCTACTTCCGCACCACGGACGTGACCGGCGTCGTGACCCTCCCCGAGGGCACCGAGATGGTCATGCCGGGCGACAACACTGAGATGACCGTCAAGCTCATCCAGCCGATCGCCATGGAAGACGGCCTGCGCTTCGCGATCCGCGAGGGTGGCCGCACCGTGGGTGCCGGCCGCGTCACCAAGATCATCGCGTAG
- the mptB gene encoding polyprenol phosphomannose-dependent alpha 1,6 mannosyltransferase MptB — MGFLASLMVALGAACRTERVPNSAYYGWLERLGLGAIATDEMGRVLVTLGCALGVAVWLVSNPLRFRGRLPGWVLAAWCAPLALTLPVLSTDAYAYLDLGWQGAAGHDPYVAGLGTLGGPFSDYIVNWRGTQSPYPPLSLLIMEQAVRLGGFVTYPSLLLLRVPAIAGLAVLWWVVPRLAARVGASARWARWLVPLNPLVIVHGIGGLHLDILAAAIAMLALYVAVTRRAFVQAAALVGVAMLIKQTAAVALVPIALYAVADAGQQRVTLRHWRRAVAVGAAAVTVFGAVSLLSYGFGWVGPLSHSSMGSSMAPSNVAWSVVRMAFEIDHVTPGLAIVRRILTTGVLLVAIGVVIARFADSALRRPLVISGWLAFASVVAAPALREWYWIFPLAMLALVRDVRAYAACVGVTAYAMLSLPFAEYGIGAVPTGEKVLVATAIGIVLTVVMLATLGRWAFQSARVRAASVTPTA, encoded by the coding sequence TTGGGGTTTCTCGCATCGTTGATGGTGGCGCTCGGCGCCGCGTGCCGCACTGAACGTGTCCCGAACTCGGCGTACTACGGGTGGCTTGAGCGGCTCGGGCTCGGCGCGATCGCCACCGACGAGATGGGCCGGGTGCTGGTCACCCTCGGGTGCGCGTTGGGCGTTGCCGTCTGGCTGGTGAGCAACCCGCTGCGCTTTCGCGGCCGCCTGCCCGGGTGGGTGCTCGCGGCCTGGTGCGCCCCGCTTGCGCTCACTCTTCCGGTCCTGAGCACCGACGCCTACGCCTACCTCGACCTCGGTTGGCAGGGCGCCGCCGGACATGACCCGTACGTCGCCGGACTCGGCACGCTCGGCGGACCGTTCAGCGACTACATCGTGAACTGGCGTGGGACGCAGTCGCCGTACCCGCCGCTGAGCCTGCTGATCATGGAGCAGGCCGTGCGGTTGGGCGGCTTTGTGACGTACCCGTCGCTGCTGCTGTTGCGAGTCCCGGCGATCGCGGGGCTTGCCGTGCTGTGGTGGGTGGTGCCGCGCCTGGCGGCCCGCGTCGGGGCGAGTGCGCGGTGGGCCCGGTGGCTCGTTCCGCTCAACCCGCTGGTGATCGTGCACGGCATCGGCGGCCTACATCTGGACATCCTCGCCGCCGCGATCGCGATGCTCGCGCTGTATGTCGCGGTGACTCGGCGCGCGTTCGTGCAGGCGGCAGCGCTCGTCGGCGTGGCGATGCTGATCAAGCAGACGGCGGCGGTCGCACTCGTGCCGATCGCGTTGTACGCCGTTGCCGACGCGGGCCAGCAGCGCGTCACGCTACGGCACTGGCGTCGTGCGGTTGCCGTCGGTGCTGCTGCCGTCACGGTTTTTGGGGCGGTGTCGCTGCTCAGCTATGGGTTCGGCTGGGTGGGTCCGCTCAGCCACTCCTCGATGGGCAGCTCGATGGCTCCGAGCAACGTGGCGTGGTCGGTGGTGCGCATGGCCTTCGAGATCGACCACGTGACGCCCGGGTTGGCGATCGTGCGCCGGATCCTCACCACCGGCGTACTGCTCGTCGCTATCGGCGTGGTCATCGCCCGGTTCGCCGACTCCGCGCTACGCCGCCCGCTGGTGATCAGCGGCTGGTTGGCGTTTGCCTCGGTCGTCGCTGCGCCGGCGCTGCGCGAGTGGTACTGGATCTTCCCGCTCGCGATGTTGGCACTCGTGCGCGATGTGCGCGCCTATGCGGCCTGCGTGGGGGTGACGGCGTACGCCATGCTGTCGCTGCCGTTCGCTGAGTACGGGATCGGCGCGGTGCCGACGGGCGAGAAGGTGCTGGTGGCGACCGCGATCGGCATCGTGCTCACCGTGGTGATGCTGGCGACGCTTGGGCGGTGGGCGTTCCAGTCTGCGCGGGTTCGCGCTGCTTCGGTGACCCCGACCGCCTAG
- a CDS encoding phenylacetaldoxime dehydratase family protein: MSQTPPAPGTELESAIAEHLQRERTQPVGHPDGYVPRVAAISARFDPALTQVAMAYFGVQFRGDEIPSAASDALRELDADPGEHAPVHAINAQYVDEAGFTNLVAIRYWADVTAYDAWKAARPAWTDPSRASDGVGFFSEVITPSADRFETVFSEGDELEGIGAGVGWPSGPIREHGYWGSARDRFAVSQTDSLEPSGDLQIERDGDVLVVAPLGNLALIQSGQDWSGMPQDRQRVYLEEAEPALRVAMDYLRDDGAEIGCIANRYMTVLDRDGQPRQRRFGLSWWRDLRELEKWAAGHPTHVAVFKAAMPVMMDPDPNARIWLYHEVSVVPADQQEFRYLNCHDRTGMLGVTRL, from the coding sequence ATGTCCCAGACCCCACCTGCTCCCGGCACCGAGCTCGAGTCGGCGATCGCCGAGCACCTGCAGCGCGAGCGCACCCAGCCGGTCGGTCATCCCGATGGCTACGTGCCGCGCGTTGCCGCGATCAGCGCCCGGTTCGACCCGGCGCTCACCCAGGTCGCGATGGCCTACTTCGGCGTGCAGTTCCGCGGCGATGAGATCCCGAGCGCCGCGTCCGATGCCCTGCGCGAGCTCGATGCGGACCCCGGCGAGCACGCGCCGGTGCACGCCATCAACGCGCAGTACGTCGACGAGGCCGGCTTCACCAACCTGGTCGCGATCCGCTACTGGGCCGACGTGACGGCGTACGACGCGTGGAAAGCAGCGCGCCCGGCGTGGACCGACCCGTCGCGGGCGAGCGACGGCGTCGGGTTCTTCAGCGAAGTGATCACCCCGAGCGCGGACCGCTTCGAGACTGTCTTTTCCGAGGGCGACGAGCTTGAAGGCATCGGCGCCGGAGTGGGCTGGCCCAGTGGACCCATCCGCGAGCACGGCTACTGGGGTTCGGCGCGCGACCGGTTCGCGGTCTCGCAGACCGACTCCCTCGAGCCGAGCGGGGACCTGCAGATCGAGCGTGATGGCGACGTACTCGTCGTGGCGCCGCTGGGCAACCTGGCGCTGATCCAGTCCGGTCAGGACTGGTCAGGGATGCCGCAGGATCGCCAGCGGGTCTACCTCGAGGAGGCCGAGCCGGCGCTGCGGGTGGCGATGGACTACCTGCGTGACGACGGCGCCGAGATCGGGTGCATCGCCAACCGCTACATGACGGTGCTCGATCGCGACGGCCAGCCGCGGCAGCGTCGCTTCGGGCTGAGCTGGTGGCGCGACCTGCGCGAGCTGGAGAAGTGGGCCGCCGGTCACCCGACGCACGTCGCGGTGTTCAAGGCCGCCATGCCGGTCATGATGGACCCCGACCCGAACGCGCGGATCTGGCTCTATCACGAGGTGAGCGTCGTACCGGCCGACCAGCAGGAGTTCCGCTACTTGAACTGCCACGACCGCACCGGCATGCTCGGCGTCACCCGCCTCTAG